In Desulfosudis oleivorans Hxd3, the DNA window CGAAGCCATCAGTCAGTTGCTTGACAGCAAATCTACCATTTACGAAATCGTCTTGCAAGACCTTCCCAGTCAAGCGACATCCGGCTCGCCAGGTGGCGCCCAGGGCATGACTGCCGAGCAGGTGATACGAGCCGCCATTGTAAAGGTCCTGTTCGGCTTTACATACGAAGAACTGGCCTTTCATTTGGTCGATTCCATGAGCATCCGGCGCTTCTGTCGAATCGGCATTACCGACGAAGGGTTTAAAAAATCCACGCTTCATAAAAACATCAAAGCCCTGTCCGCCGAGACCTGGCAGTTGATCAACAAGGAGGTGCTGGCGCATGCCGAAGAAGCCGGGATTGAAAAAGGCCGTCAGGTGCGTATTGATTGCACGGTTGTTGAAAGCAATATCCATAAGCCGAGTGATTCTGTCCTTCTGTGGGACGCCGTCCGGGCTATTACCCGGTTATTGGAACGCGCCCAACAAGAGACCGGGAAGCAAAGGCTTTTGTTCCATGACCACCGGCGGATCGCAAAAAAACGAATGCTGGCGATTCAATACACCCGTGACGCAAAAGCCCGAAAGCCCCTTTACAAAGACCTTGTCAAAAAAACCCGCCAGTGCGTCTCCTATGCCAGGTCAGCCGTAAAAGCGCTGGAGCAATCCGTGGCCCATCCTTCCAGAACGGCATTGGCCATTGAACTGCAGAGCTTTGTGCGCCTGACCGATCAGGTGATCCGTCAGACCGAGCTGCGCGTCTTCCAGGACCAGCAGGTTCCGTCGTCAGAAAAAATCGTCTCTTTGTTTGAACCGCATACGGACATCATTGTCAAAGACCGCCGGGACACCTATTACGGACATAAAGTCTGTCTGACCGGCGGCAAATCAAATCTGATCCTTGATTGCCTTATTGTTGAAGGCAACCCGGCCGATACCACACTGACAGAGACCATGCTGGATCGCCAGCATCAGATTTATAATCGTTACCCGCTGAAAGCCGCCCTTGATGGCGGATTTGCCTCCAAAGACAACCTGGCCAAAGCCAAAGAGAAAAAGATCAAAGACGTATGCTTTGCCAAAAAACGCGGGTTGTCTGAATTGGATATGTGTCGCAGCCATTATGTTTATAAACAGTTACGCCGCTTCCGTGCGGGCATCGAGGCCGGGATATCCTGGCTCAAACGGACCTTCGGCTTCAACCGCTGCATGTGGAAAGGCCTGCCGTCCTTTAAAAGCTATGTCTGGGCAACGATCGTGTCGGCAAATTTGCTGACCGTTGCCAGAAAACAACTGGCATAACCGGACCCCGACATAACGATTTTGATAAGTCATGGGGATAGCTGTTCCCCAAAACTGATATTTTGTGGTATTTTGTTTGCTCAATAATTTTTTATCCCCAAAAAATAAGGGGTGATAAAATTTTGCTCATAAATGTGCCAGATTAAAGACCCAAAATCGACAATTTATGGATGGACACTATTTAGGGAATTCCGGGGACACCAATTCCGGAAACACCGTACTGAATTATTTTGTACTTCGAGTAGAGGAGAATTACTCCACTCCCACAGCAGTTAAATAGTTTCCATCCATAAATGGCCTTTTCCCGCAAGCTCTGCGTCAAACTGCGGGCTTCCTTGTGCGGCGTACAACAGTACACCTTCAGTCAGCCCCAGCCCTTGTCTTTCGTTATTGCCGGGAGCAACCTGTCTGCCACGGCGACGGCGGACCTGGCTTATCCATACGAGGCATGGATGAATGGGATTGTTTCGCGGCCGCGCCTTGCATCGGCAGCCAAATCAATTTGTGAAATATCCGGGTTAAGTGAATAATGATTGAGCTCCAGACATGCTCTATGGTATTGTTTTTGTAAATGTATAGGATTTATTGCGGCAGGATTACAGTAACCGGAGGATAATAGAAAGAACAGAGTTAGAGGGTGTTTTGGCACAGAAAAAGCTCACCACCATGCTGTCCATCCTTTCGGACCGTTTTATTGAGAAGCAGATACCCTTTTGTCTTATCGGTGCCTTTGCATTAGGGTTTTACGGCTTATCGCGCCATACCGTTGATATAGATTTCATGGTCGATGCAAATTACGGGGACCCTGCGTTGGAAATATTGACAGGGTCGGGGTATACCTGTTTTCAGAAAACTGAATTGTTTGCTCAGTTTGATTCCGAGTACGATGTTTTCGGGAAAGTTGATATGATGTTTGCAAGTACTGATGCCGGCAGGGAAATGATACGTCGCAGTGTCCTGCTTGATGCTGAACTGATCGGCAGAGTGCCGGTGGTGCAGCCGACGGATTATATCATTTTAAAACTGCTGGCCATTGCAAACGATAAGGAACGGTTGCCCAAAGACGAATTTGATATTTCAGAGTTCTTTAAAGGATACAGAACGTTTGGAATCTCGGAGAAATTTGAAAAGATTGACGCAAAGCGCATATACCGTTTTGCCGAAAAGTTCGGGCAGACCGGCCTGATTCAAAAATATATGGCGACGGAAAAATAACATGGCCACGACATCCAAATCCACCACGACCGGTTGTGCCTCGGCGGCAAAGGACAGAATAAGGATTTACAACATCATTGACCGCTCCTGCGAACTGGCCGCTCAAAAAGGCCCGCATCCGCTTGATCCCGATTGTCAGTGCCTTGCCTGTATGACAAAAAGAAAAAAAATGCTTTACCCGGTTTGCAAAGACTGGAAGTTCTCGCTGTAAGGCCGTATCGCGGGCTTGGCCGGCAGGGGGTTCTCGGGTGGGGCCCTCCCGGAAACGGCATCGGTCAGACTTTTGATACGAATTTCCGGGTCGTCATCTTTTTATTTGTGGTGGGCAAAAAAAAGGAGGGCCTGTAAGAGCCCTCCTTTTTTTATATGGTATCGGGTTTGAATTATTTCAGCATGGCCGTTATGGCGTTATGAATCCATGCCGCCGCGCGGCTGAAGATGCTGTCATGGGAACCACCGGCTGTGTCGATGAAACAATCGCGCAGTCCATCCAGGTCCGTGTCGGGACGCCTTACCCCTGGGACAACCGGGGCATCGTCATCGTCATCGTCGGCTACCGGCGGCTGGATTATCTGGCTTTCAAAGAAGAGGAACCGGCCGTAGTATTCTCCCATGAACACGTCCAGATCCCCGTCACCGTCGATGTCCACAAAGGCCGGGCTCAGCATGTAAAAATCTTCCTGCTGCTCGGCCAGGCCGGGGAAGGCGTCGGAATCCACCGACGGGGTAAAGGCAGGCTCAGTGGGGGTTCCGGTGTTTTCGTAAAGCCGCAGGTGGCCGTAATCGCCGTCTTCCCATTCTTCTCCCACAATGGCGTCCATGTCGCCATCGCCGTCCACATCCACAAAAGCCAGGCTGTAGACATTGGAGTAATCACCAAGGTCCGGAACCAGGGGGCTGTTCGTCTGGGTAAACTGAATTGCCGTGTCCGTGCTGGTGTTTTCAAAAAAGTCGATTCTGCCCGTATTGTATTCGTCGTCGTAGCCGGCCAGAAAGGCGTCCATGTCGCCGTCACCGTCAATGTCCACGAACTTGATGGCAGAGTTCTTGGTGCTGCTGACAAACCAGAGAGGGTTCTCGATATCCCCGGTCACCTCGGGCAGGCCGGTATTTCTGACCACCGTCCTGTATTCAAAAACCGGGTCCGTGGCAGTGCCGACATTCTGGTAAAAGTCGATTCTGTTCTGCTCTTCACCGCCCACGAACAGGTCCATGTCGCCATCTTCGTCAATGTCCACAAAGTCGGCAAAATCGTAGATGTGGCCATCCAGTTCTACGCTGTCAAGCGGGCTTTCTTCGCCGAAACGTTCCACAAAGAGCGGGGCCGTTGCTGAACCTGTGTTTTCAAAAAAGTTCAGTCGATAGCGGCTGTCGCCGCCATCGGGCATGGGATCCCTTTCATCGAACCGGTACTCGCCGCCGGAGACCATGTCCATGTCGCCGTCACCGTCGATGTCCACAAACACGGGCCGGCTGAAACGGCCGATATCAAACCCGGCAAAGGGGCTGTCGTCGTCCTCATAAAATCTTTCAAAATAGGGCGCAGAGTTGGTGCCCGTGTTTTCAAAAAAGGTCAGGTCTCCCTCGTCGTCCCCCACAATGGCGTCCAGGTCCCCGTCTCCGTCAAGATCGGCAAACGTGGGGGCCGGCATGGAATCGACATCGGCATAGGCAAAGGGGTTATCAGACTCATATCTATCATACTCTATAAAAACAGGGTCTATACCAACAGGGGCCTCGGCGAGGGCAGGTACCGCTTCTTCGCCGGAAACGTTCTCAAGCAGGGTGATGCCCGTCAGATAACCGTCACCGGCAAACAGGTCCAGGTCTCCGTCACCGTCGATGTCGGCAAAGGCTGTTGGTGTGCTGTACTTGTTTCCATTCCAGTACTCCCCTACCATAAGATCATAGAACGGGTTATCCGGATTTTCAGGCGGATAATAGTTGAACGACGGGGCTGTGGGCGTGCCCACGTTTTCAAAGTAGTGAAGGCTGCCATATCCATATCCATAGCCGGCCCCGTAGTACCCCTGACCTTGGCCACCCACCACCACATCCATGTCGCCGTCGCCGTCGATGTCCGCGAAAGCCGGAGTGGGAAGGTAATCCATGGCATAACCATCAAAAGGGTTGTCCGTTGAATTGGTGGTTGGGGTGAAGACGGGATTGGTGGCGTCGCCGGTGTTGATAAAATAGGAAAGAAAGCCGGAACCTGTGGCCTCTGGATATCCATATCCATACCCATATCCTTCTCCACCCACCAGGGCGTCCAGGTCACCGTCGTCGTCCAGGTCGACAAAGGTGGGAGCGCTGTATTCGGCGATGTCAAGGCCGTAAAAAGGATTGGCTGTTCCCGTGCGCTTGGTGAATTCAGGGGTGGACGCGTCGCCGGTATTTTCAAAATAGACGATATAGCCGTTGTCGTTCATCCAGGAGTAGGTGGCTCCGATAAAAATATCCAGGTCCCCGTCACCGTCGATGTCCACACAGGCCGGTCTGGCCCATTGATAATCCCCAAGGCCGATGGGGGCCTTCAATGGGTTTTCCGGCCCGAATTTCTGGACAAAGGGAGAGTCCGCACCAAAGGCCAGATGGGCCGGAGAGGCGGCAAAAACCAGACCGGCCACGGATGCCGCGGCAGCGGTTTTTGTCAGGGAGAAGAACGGCCCGGCACTCCGGCTGGTTCCTTCACTAAATGGCTTTTGTGGTGTGGTCTGTTTCATTGGGTTCTCCTGATGCAAGAAAATGGTTGATGGTAAGAAGATGTAATTTAATTGTTTATGGAAAAAGGCCAGTTGAGACTCATTTTATAATCGGGAACACACTGAGAAGTCAAGCGATATTTATGCGCGGGGGGTGCCGGTGCCGTGCGCTGGCGGGGGCATGACACCGGTCGGTCGGGGATGGATGTGGCAGGAAGTGACGATCAAGAGCAAGAGTAAGAGCAAGATTAAGATTTATAGTGTGTTGCGGGTATGATTCGGTATCCGGCCGCTATCAGAGAGATTCCGCGTAGAGTTCGATCACGTGGCGCACGGGAATGTCGGCCTGGCTGGCGTCGGCCAGAAGGCCGGCAAGCTGGATCATGCAGGCCGGGCAGGTGGTGGCCACCACCCGGCAGCCGGTGTTCAGCATGTTCTGTTTTTTTGATTCCCCGATTTTTTTGGACATGTCGTAGTGGGTGATACCGAATCCCCCGCCCATGCCGCAGCAGGCGTCGGGCGCGGCCATTTCGGTCAGCCGGAAGCCCGGGCCGGCTTCAATCAGCAGGCGCGGCTCCCTGAAGACACCCAGTGATTTTTTCAGATGGCAGGGGTCGTGGTAGGCCACGGGAACGGAATCGGCGCTGGTTTTACCGGCAGGCGGGGCAATCAGGGGGGCGATCACCTGGGTGATGTCTTTTGTCCTGTCCGCGATTTTTTCCGCCAGATCGGCCTGGGCGCTGTTTTTTTCCGCCATCATGGGCCACACTTTTTTGATGGTAAAGGCGCAGGTGGCGCAGGCCGTGACCAGCAGGTCAAACTCCATTTTTCCTATCTGTTTCATATTCTGTGCCATCAGCCGGAAGAAGGCGTTGTCGTCTCCGGAGGACAGGGCCGGAATGCCGCAGCAGGCCTCATTTTCCATCAGTACCGGCGCAAAGCCGTGGTGGCGCAGGGCCTTGATCGCGGCGGCAGCCACCTGGGGGTAAACCTTGTCGATCAGGCAGCCGGTAAAAAACAGCACCCGTTTGCCCGGTGTCGCCTCTGCAGCGCCTTTTTCCTGCTGTACCCATTCCCGGCGAAAAGAGGCCGGCGCAAGGGGCGGCACATGACGGTCGGATAAAAAGGGAGACATGACAAACCGTGGAGAGCGGGTATCAAGATCGGCATCACTTTTTTTGAAAAACAGGGGCTGGGCCATGGTCCCCATTCGGGCCAGGGCGTCAAAGAGCCAGGGCCGGGCCAGCACCTGTCTGAAGAAAAATTTTTTTGCCGGAGAAAGCCCCTGGTATCCGGCCATCAGGGATCGGGCTGAAAGAAAAATCTGAAGAGTGTCCACCCGGTTGGGGCATACGGACTTGCACGCCCCGCACAGCAGGCAGTTGTCCAGACGCTTTAAAACCGTGTCGGCGTTGGTCACCACCTCGCTCATCACGCCCTTGAGCAGGGCGATCTTGCCTCGGGCAATGTCTTTTTCCATGCCGGTATGGGGAAAGAGCGGGCAGGCCGCCTGGCAGGTGCCGCAGTTTTTGCATACGGCGGTCAGGGTTTCAAGCTGTTTTGCCAGTTGGGCCAGGTCGGTGATTTTTTTCATAAGATTAATGGAGTCGTAACAAGTCCAGAATCCAGACGGCTTTGCAAAAAGTTCAAGTTCAAGGCGCGCAAGTCTCGAGGAATGAGGCGTACTGCGTGTACGCCGCAGTGACGAGGGACGCAGCGCAACACAGAAATTGGGCTTTTTGCGAAGCCGTCAAGGTTCGTAGGCGCAGAGGGGCTCCTCCTCCAGATAATCGCCGGTGGCCTCAAAGGCCCGGGCACGGCACCCGCCGCAGACCCGTTTAAACTCGCAGCGGCCGCACTTGCCTTTCAGCTTGCCAAAGTCCCGCAGGTCGTTAAAGATCGCCGAGTTTTTCCAGATATGGGGAAAGGTCTCTTTTGTCACGTCGCCGCAGTTTAACTCCAGAAAGCCGCAGGGTTGTACCACGCCCACATGGGAGATAAAGCAGAAGGAGATCCCGCCCAGGCATCCCCGGGTCACCGCGTCCAGGCCATGGGTCTGAAAGGAGATGGAGATATTGTCCTTTTTTGCCCGCTGGCGCAGCACCCGGTAGTACTGGGGCGCGCAGGTGGCCTTGAGTTGCAGGGACGTGACCTTCTGGCGGTCGTAAAACCAGTTGAGGGTGGTTTCGTAATCGTCCGCGGAAATGGCCTGGTCTGCCATGTCTTTGCCCCGGCCGGTGGGCACCAGCAAAAAGATATGGTGGGCCACGGCCCCGATGGACTCGGCCAGTTCAAGAATCTGCGGCACCTGGTCCATGTTGACCTGCGTCACGGTGGTGTTGATCTGAAAATCAATGCCCGCTTTTTTGGCCAGCCGGGCACCGCGCAGGGCACCTTCAAAGGCCCCTTCCACGCCCCGGAAGGCGTCGTGGCTCTGTTTGTCGGCCCCGTCAATGCTGATGCTGATACGCTGGATGCCGGATTCGGCCATGCGCCGGGCCGTCTCTTCGGTGATCAGGGTGCCGTTGGGCGCCATGACCATTCTCAGCCCCAGCTTTGTGCCGTGGGTTGCGATTTCAAAAATATCGGGCCGCAGCAGGGGCTCGCCGCCGGTGAGGATAATAATGGGTTTTCCCACCTGGGCGATCTGGTCGAGCAGTTGCAGGGAGTGCTCGGTGTCCAGCTCCCCGGCATAGGGGCCGCAGGTGGCCGATGCCCGGCAGTGACGGCAGGAGAGGTTGCAGTTGCGGGTGGTTTCCCAGGCTACCAGGCGCAGTTGTGCGCCTTTGTCCTGGCCGGTATGGGCGGGGTGTGAAGGATGGGACATGATGATTGGAATCCTTTACCCGAATATTTCAAATATCGGCGTTTATGAGATCAGGCGGGCCGCGTCCATGGCAAAGTAGGTCAGGATCATATCGGCCCCGGCCCGCTTGATGGAGAGCAGGGTTTCCATCATCACTTTTTCGCCGTCCACCCATCCCATCTGGGCCCCGGCCTTGATCATGGCGTATTCGCCGCTGACGTTGTAGGCGGCGATGGGCAGGTCGATCTCATCGCGCAGGCTGCGAATAATGTCCAGGTAGGGCAGGGCCGGCTTGACCATGATGATGTCCGCGCCCTCCTCGATGTCCATGCTGGCTTCCCGAATGGCTTCAATGGCGTTGGCCGGGTCCATCTGGTAGGTTTTCCGGTCCCCGGCCTTGGGGGCCGAGTTCGCGGCCTGGCGGAAGGGGCCGTAGTAGGCCGAGCAGTACTTGACCGCGTAAGACATGATGGGCACATGGGCAAGGTCGTTTTCGTCCAGGGCCTCCCGGATCTCCGCCACCCGGCCGTCCATCATGTCCGACGGGGCCACCATGTCGGCCCCGGCCTTGGCATGGGAGACGGCGGTACGGGCCAGCAGGTCCAGGGTGCCGTCGTTGTCCACCACGCCGTTTTCCAGAACGCCGCAGTGGCCGTGGTCTGTGTACTGGCACAGGCAGACATCGGTGATCACCACCAGGCCGGGCACCGCGTTTTTCACCGCTTTGACCGCCTGCTGAACAATACCGTCCTTTGCGTAGGCCCCGGTGCCCAGGGGGTCTTTTTTGCCGGGCACGCCAAAGAGCATGATGGCGGGAATGCCCAGGCCGGCGGCCTCTTTTGCCACGGCCACCAGGTTGTCCGTGGAAAGCCGGTACTGACCGGGCATGGCGTCAATGGGCTCCCTGACCCCCTTGCCGGGTACGGCAAACAGGGGAAGGATCAGGTTGTCGGTGGAAAGCCGGGTCTCCCGGATCATGCGCCGGAGATTTTCATTCTGCCGCATCCGCCGGGGGCGGTAGTCGGGAAAAAGCATGCTGGCTCCTTAGGGTGTAATGCCGATTTCTTCGTCAGTGAGATAGCAGGCCGGGTCCGGGGCCCAGAGGTCGTCGGTGGTCGCTTCGGCCCGCACCCGGAAGTTGCCGCCGCAGATGTCGAGCCATTTGCAGGCCGCGCACCGGCCGGTGACGTGTTTTTTCTTTTCTTTAAGTCTGGCCATAAGGGGTTCGGAAGTGTCGGTCCAGATTTCAGAAAAAGGCCGCTTGCGCACGTTGCCGAAGCTGTGGTGGCGCCAGAACTGGTCGGCATGGACCTCGCCGTCCCAGCTCACGCAGCCGATGCCCCGGCCCGAGTTGTTGCCATCGTTCATCTGGAGCAGTTCCAGCACCTGGGCGGCCCGGTCCGGGTCCTCCTTGAGCAGGCGCAGGTAGAGGTAGGGGCCGTCGGCGTGGTTGTCCACGGTGAGGACCTCCTTGGGCAGGTTGCGGTCGTGAAGGTCTTTGGTCCGGTCAATGATCAGGTCCACCACCTTGCGGGTCTCGGCATGGGAAAGGTCATCCTTTACCAGCAACGACCCCCGGCCCGCGTAAACCAGGTGGTAGAAACAGATGCGGGGAATACTGCGCTCTTCAAGAATGTCAAACAGCAGCGGCACTTCGCCCACGTTGAACTTGTTGATGGTAAAGCGCAGGCCCACCTTGATGCCCGCCTTCTGGCAGTTGTCGATGCCCTTTAAGGCCGCGTCATAGGCGCCGTGCACGCCGCGAAACCGGTCGTTGATGGCCCGGCCCCCGTCCAGGCTGATGCCCACGTAGGAGAGGCCGATGTCCTTGAGTTCCCTGGCGGTGTCTTCATGAATCAGGGTGCCGTTGGTGGAGATCACGGCCCGCATGCCCTTTTTCACGGCATATCCGGCCAGTTCGGGCAGGTCCTTTCGCATCAGGGGCTCGCCGCCGGAAAAAAGCAGCACCGGGGCCTTGAAATCGGCCAGGTCGTCGATCAGGGCCTTGCCCTCGTCTGTTGAAAGCTCGTTGTCCTG includes these proteins:
- a CDS encoding (Fe-S)-binding protein, which translates into the protein MKKITDLAQLAKQLETLTAVCKNCGTCQAACPLFPHTGMEKDIARGKIALLKGVMSEVVTNADTVLKRLDNCLLCGACKSVCPNRVDTLQIFLSARSLMAGYQGLSPAKKFFFRQVLARPWLFDALARMGTMAQPLFFKKSDADLDTRSPRFVMSPFLSDRHVPPLAPASFRREWVQQEKGAAEATPGKRVLFFTGCLIDKVYPQVAAAAIKALRHHGFAPVLMENEACCGIPALSSGDDNAFFRLMAQNMKQIGKMEFDLLVTACATCAFTIKKVWPMMAEKNSAQADLAEKIADRTKDITQVIAPLIAPPAGKTSADSVPVAYHDPCHLKKSLGVFREPRLLIEAGPGFRLTEMAAPDACCGMGGGFGITHYDMSKKIGESKKQNMLNTGCRVVATTCPACMIQLAGLLADASQADIPVRHVIELYAESL
- the ahbD gene encoding heme b synthase; this translates as MSHPSHPAHTGQDKGAQLRLVAWETTRNCNLSCRHCRASATCGPYAGELDTEHSLQLLDQIAQVGKPIIILTGGEPLLRPDIFEIATHGTKLGLRMVMAPNGTLITEETARRMAESGIQRISISIDGADKQSHDAFRGVEGAFEGALRGARLAKKAGIDFQINTTVTQVNMDQVPQILELAESIGAVAHHIFLLVPTGRGKDMADQAISADDYETTLNWFYDRQKVTSLQLKATCAPQYYRVLRQRAKKDNISISFQTHGLDAVTRGCLGGISFCFISHVGVVQPCGFLELNCGDVTKETFPHIWKNSAIFNDLRDFGKLKGKCGRCEFKRVCGGCRARAFEATGDYLEEEPLCAYEP
- a CDS encoding nucleotidyl transferase AbiEii/AbiGii toxin family protein, translated to MAQKKLTTMLSILSDRFIEKQIPFCLIGAFALGFYGLSRHTVDIDFMVDANYGDPALEILTGSGYTCFQKTELFAQFDSEYDVFGKVDMMFASTDAGREMIRRSVLLDAELIGRVPVVQPTDYIILKLLAIANDKERLPKDEFDISEFFKGYRTFGISEKFEKIDAKRIYRFAEKFGQTGLIQKYMATEK
- the ahbC gene encoding 12,18-didecarboxysiroheme deacetylase, whose protein sequence is MIGISKLYCGTTEPSDALRYGRRSEDLPSHLLQFSIDKRPVVVWNITKRCNLKCVHCYAHATPQAQDNELSTDEGKALIDDLADFKAPVLLFSGGEPLMRKDLPELAGYAVKKGMRAVISTNGTLIHEDTARELKDIGLSYVGISLDGGRAINDRFRGVHGAYDAALKGIDNCQKAGIKVGLRFTINKFNVGEVPLLFDILEERSIPRICFYHLVYAGRGSLLVKDDLSHAETRKVVDLIIDRTKDLHDRNLPKEVLTVDNHADGPYLYLRLLKEDPDRAAQVLELLQMNDGNNSGRGIGCVSWDGEVHADQFWRHHSFGNVRKRPFSEIWTDTSEPLMARLKEKKKHVTGRCAACKWLDICGGNFRVRAEATTDDLWAPDPACYLTDEEIGITP
- a CDS encoding ISNCY-like element ISDol1 family transposase, producing the protein MRKKWQKQMTFMPQEIDHPQARELEAISQLLDSKSTIYEIVLQDLPSQATSGSPGGAQGMTAEQVIRAAIVKVLFGFTYEELAFHLVDSMSIRRFCRIGITDEGFKKSTLHKNIKALSAETWQLINKEVLAHAEEAGIEKGRQVRIDCTVVESNIHKPSDSVLLWDAVRAITRLLERAQQETGKQRLLFHDHRRIAKKRMLAIQYTRDAKARKPLYKDLVKKTRQCVSYARSAVKALEQSVAHPSRTALAIELQSFVRLTDQVIRQTELRVFQDQQVPSSEKIVSLFEPHTDIIVKDRRDTYYGHKVCLTGGKSNLILDCLIVEGNPADTTLTETMLDRQHQIYNRYPLKAALDGGFASKDNLAKAKEKKIKDVCFAKKRGLSELDMCRSHYVYKQLRRFRAGIEAGISWLKRTFGFNRCMWKGLPSFKSYVWATIVSANLLTVARKQLA
- the hemB gene encoding porphobilinogen synthase, which encodes MLFPDYRPRRMRQNENLRRMIRETRLSTDNLILPLFAVPGKGVREPIDAMPGQYRLSTDNLVAVAKEAAGLGIPAIMLFGVPGKKDPLGTGAYAKDGIVQQAVKAVKNAVPGLVVITDVCLCQYTDHGHCGVLENGVVDNDGTLDLLARTAVSHAKAGADMVAPSDMMDGRVAEIREALDENDLAHVPIMSYAVKYCSAYYGPFRQAANSAPKAGDRKTYQMDPANAIEAIREASMDIEEGADIIMVKPALPYLDIIRSLRDEIDLPIAAYNVSGEYAMIKAGAQMGWVDGEKVMMETLLSIKRAGADMILTYFAMDAARLIS
- a CDS encoding FG-GAP repeat domain-containing protein, with amino-acid sequence MKQTTPQKPFSEGTSRSAGPFFSLTKTAAAASVAGLVFAASPAHLAFGADSPFVQKFGPENPLKAPIGLGDYQWARPACVDIDGDGDLDIFIGATYSWMNDNGYIVYFENTGDASTPEFTKRTGTANPFYGLDIAEYSAPTFVDLDDDGDLDALVGGEGYGYGYGYPEATGSGFLSYFINTGDATNPVFTPTTNSTDNPFDGYAMDYLPTPAFADIDGDGDMDVVVGGQGQGYYGAGYGYGYGSLHYFENVGTPTAPSFNYYPPENPDNPFYDLMVGEYWNGNKYSTPTAFADIDGDGDLDLFAGDGYLTGITLLENVSGEEAVPALAEAPVGIDPVFIEYDRYESDNPFAYADVDSMPAPTFADLDGDGDLDAIVGDDEGDLTFFENTGTNSAPYFERFYEDDDSPFAGFDIGRFSRPVFVDIDGDGDMDMVSGGEYRFDERDPMPDGGDSRYRLNFFENTGSATAPLFVERFGEESPLDSVELDGHIYDFADFVDIDEDGDMDLFVGGEEQNRIDFYQNVGTATDPVFEYRTVVRNTGLPEVTGDIENPLWFVSSTKNSAIKFVDIDGDGDMDAFLAGYDDEYNTGRIDFFENTSTDTAIQFTQTNSPLVPDLGDYSNVYSLAFVDVDGDGDMDAIVGEEWEDGDYGHLRLYENTGTPTEPAFTPSVDSDAFPGLAEQQEDFYMLSPAFVDIDGDGDLDVFMGEYYGRFLFFESQIIQPPVADDDDDDAPVVPGVRRPDTDLDGLRDCFIDTAGGSHDSIFSRAAAWIHNAITAMLK